DNA sequence from the Macrobrachium nipponense isolate FS-2020 chromosome 26, ASM1510439v2, whole genome shotgun sequence genome:
ATGGAGATGCTCTTCAGGTGACATGTTCGTGTACTTTGCTATAATATTATCTCAGTTTTCATtcactcttttatttattttcatttacttttctctATTTCCACTTGTCTTCATTGATTACCAGTTGTTTACTTTGTCtgcgattttatttatttatttattgattggttgattgattgtttttttttctagtttgatGAACAAGTGACTGGTTAACTTTGCTAGTTTCATATGATCTATTCCACATCATTTACGATGATCCATTTCTTCTCGAGGAACAGCAGACCTCAATAGGTCTACTTCGTTCTGTTCAATTTTGTTGTTACTTCGGAAAAGGAATCTCTAGCATTGTCTTcagaaaaattatcattattctcagcTCCATTGAAGACAGATGCGAGTCACTGTCATTGTTTACCTGAAGTCAAATGTGAGATCTAATATATTCCTCAGATCCAGTGATTTCGCACTGGCGGTAATTTCGGCGTCGGCGAGTGAATCGGCAAAGGAAATCTCCTAATCACTTCCACCGGACTGGCAGAGACGGGAATCCCTGGTGATGAATTAATTCATCGATAAATCAGATTCAGGAAGCTTCGAAGTTGGTTTCGGATGAGGCGCCcggggatagggagggaggtagggagggaagATGTAGTTCATGGCTTTGGTGAAAGTGTTTCTCTCAAAATTATAAGTAATGGCttgattttattatagtttttttttcttggtgcgTCTCTTCTGTTGTTTTCTGTCGGTTTTATTTTTGGCTTGCTCTTTGCATTTGCCTAACTGTTAGTCTTTATAGTTGGTCTTGTTTATCTTCTATTTTGAGCTGTTATTCATGCatttacacatacatgcatagataCATACACTTCATTGCAGTAAGAACCGTTTACGAATCATATATGATTACATGAATaagtatcacatcaccgtgattcctataaatttttcaagctacaaatgtcctttaatatctaattcgcactacctcggaattgatatattttcatgtacgtaaaccgaaggtgaattttttagttgataacaatttcgtcctctcgtgggttcgaaccaccgcccagcggacagagacgaaatcaggacgtcagtaatttcgtctctgtccgctgggcggtggtttgaACTCGCGAgaggacgaatttattatcaactaaaaaattcaccttcggcttacatacataaaaatatatcaattccgaggtagagcgaattagatattaaaggacatttgtagctcgaataatttatatgtttaCGTATACAATCAGTGTGTCTTGGGACGTTTTTCCATCGCTGAACGACCAGTAATTTGCCATCTGATTCTCTCCTGTTGGTCGAAGGTGCTGTGCGCTACCCACCAATACTTGCACAGGAATCCTTCCAACCGATATCTTTCATACAGGTGTGCTTGTGTGCACGTATTGTATCCTCTGAGGAAATCTATGACCCTAATCTCCCTCTGGAAGGTTTATATAACCCTCTGGGCCGATCGCTTCTTCGAATAAGGTGGCCTTCAGAAACAGATAACAAAATATCCGAAGGCTTTCTCGTTCTGTATATAAGATTACGTGACAGATAtgattgtcttttgtttttattgctttgGCAAGTATGTTATATCGGGGTTTTTCGTGTGAATAgggttggacttttttttttttttttttttttttttttttttttgccagatatGGAAGCAGTAAGTTTGGCATGTCTAGAAATATGGTATTGTGGGCATTGTATGGCGTTGCTCTCTGAAAGGTAGACAGTTATACATGGGAGTgggaatatgatagtttatgtTAGGGAATGTCGTTTGTTTGTGttatatgtgtgggtgtatgtatgtatgtatatagcatatacatatattatacaaatagcTAAATTATACTTTTATCTGATGTCATATGATCCCCTTTTGATCATAATAAATTACACATAAAACAAAGTAGGAAAATTTGAAAGCGTTTCTCATTCATTTCCCGAATATAAGTaatttactatatacataaaagaaGGGAGAACAAAAGGAGCAGAATATGTGATTATTTTAGACAAAACAACACGATAATTTTGATGCTTTAAACACCCATCGATTTAGTCCTTCATTCTTAGATGTTGATATCCAaataggtactctctctctctttttttttttttcttcttccttttctctctctctctctctcttctctctctctccctctaccctctctctctctctctctctcgtaatttgtCTCAGAGCTACTTTAGTTTTTTCCATTCCTTGCCTCACCTACAGATTCAAGgacttgttttcatttgtttccctGCGATGGTAATTTAAATGATTAACAATTTTATGTCAACTGCATTCTGTCTGCAAGTCTGCAACATGATTGCAACTTTACGCTGGTCTTTCGACTATCCATAGTACAAAGGAGGAAAATAGAAAATGCGACTGAAAGCATATGAAGGGGAGGAGAGATTTAGGACGTAGGTCGATAGGATGTTAACGTCAAGAAAGTTGCTTGTAAGAGAATTAAGAGGAAAAGTGAGAAATAATAGAAACGTATCTttggaaaggaaagaaatagcgcacgcgcatacacacacacacacacacacacacacacacacacacacacacacaatatcttaTGAATGAACTCACCACTGAGAAGTGTTACCTCACCGTGGGCCCTTCATTTTTAATCATGGTATGAAAGTGCACATTTTGATGGAGTCTTGATTACTCAAGTTTgttatcttttctttcttctcattCTTAGCACCTGATAGTAGACCTACAACAGCCGGTTTGCCACCAGGTAAGTCATTTACTAATTAGGTTAATTAAAAGAGGTACAGGGATCCAACTCTGTCTCTTAGGTTATGAGACAAGAATTGCACTGCTACGTCACGTGAGGGAGGGGGCGGAGAAGTCTTTTCTCTCCACTCCTTCGTTTTGTAACTTATGGATTTGATcaatttcttgagagagagagagagagagagagagagagagagagagagagagagagagagagagaggtaaatgtaACTAACGGGGACAAGAACCGAATGACGGGGAAGAACCCTTAGCTGGGGTGTGGGTGACGGAATCAGTTAATAGAAACAGAAGTCCAAGACGTGAAAGGAAGGGAGACCATTTTCCCTGGAAATACTGGGAAGGCGGCGATGTACCCGGAGGAGGGGAAAGACAAAGTTATTTTACGTTTGAGAGGAGTGGGTAGGTGTTTTTGGTTTCGCCCTGGATTTTGGAAACAAGTGTCGATTGGAAGCGAAAAATCCAGAGCGAATTAGGGCAGAGAGAAATGTGAAGTGGAGAGGTCGTGAGAAGGTAAAAGTGTGGGTGAACGTAAAATACTCGACCAGTAGTAATGAGACAATTCATATGAAAAGAAGAATATAACATCTTTATGTGACGGAGGGGCATAATcgtgtattatctctctctctctctctctctctctctctctctctctctctctctctctctcacacacacacacacactatcatatATAACGTTTAATACAAATAGCCCCAAATCGGTATGTAAATTGAATAGATactttacgcacacacacacacacatatttatatacattcacatatatgtacatacatacccaGATGCCTATCCCGCGAGAGaaaatatctccttttcattgtGTCTTTTCAATCgagatatattatatcatgaGTGAGATTTTCTGTGCCATTTCCCCTGATGAGATTCCGCGGCGGGGAATTCAAAAAAGACTTCCACCCGAAGGGCGTTTGAGATTCCTTGGCCATTGTTTCATCAGTCAGATTTGGGATTGGGGGCCggatcagctgagagagagagagagagagagagagagagagaatcctcgggtgatgagggagaaagagataatgGGTGAAAGGAGAAAATTTGGGATTATTTCCTTTTTGTGAGATTTTGCTTTGGATTCTCAGTTCTACCTTTTGgaaactaatgatttttttttttaccctcatcGTTTTATGCCGTAGTTTAATTTATGCATGCGTGTCATTTGTTGATTTGATGATGAATTCATTTCcattaatatgaatgtaactttttctttttaataatgaaagaaataatttctttcatattGATTACGGATGCCTCAGGAATTGTAATTAGGACATTTGCCACTGATATTCTGAATAGAGGATGCTAATGTGaaactatattataattgtatacgtttccagttctctctctctctctctctctctctctctctctctctctctctcctgagggattttcataaaatcttttcGTTAACATATTCTCAAACGGAACTTAATAACATTCACGATGCAAACTGCGAATGCGATTCGATGGAGTCGTCAGCGCTTAACtcgggataattttttttttttttatttcttccaacGAGATGGGAATGACTTTCTGAATTAGGAAAGTTGGGACAGAATAGGATGTTTAACTGAACGTTTCGCAAAAATAAGgaatgaaataaatggaaaatagaaaCACGTGTTCCCAATGTATTAATTTCGTTAAAAGTTTTGCTGTACTACCCATTTTTTGGAAAGGTATATGTGAcactaataaagagagagagagagagagagagagagagagagagagagagagagagagagagagagagagagagagacagataatgCAGTCAGAGAAGGACTTACAATTGAATGTGAAAACAGATTGCAATACGGAAGCCATATAACCATTTTACGGAATATGTCCAATAATTTAGAACCAATAGTCTCATTTCACTTCAATTATCGTTTCCTTTGAATcgaatctaagagagagagagagagagagagagagagagagagagagagagagagagagagatggcttagCCTAAAAGGATTATACAAATGAAGGCCAAATAGATTGCTCTTTCATATGGAAGCCATTTCACGACCTCAGTCCCAATCACTTCATTTCTCTCTCGGATTgaattttcttcatttctcttaTCGACGAAATTCAGCGGATAATCTTGATCTGATTTTCCTTCTTGTGCATTTTATGATGGCCCCATTAAAGCCCTCTGTCGTCGGCAATGGGAAGGGCAGTTGGTGCACCATATCGGGGTTTCGAGGCAAGAAAGTGGCAATAATTTTGGAgttatcttttttacttttgttactgatttggtGCAATAACCAGGTTACTGGGGACGTTGGAGATGTCTTGGGATGTTCAAGATCTTACTGAGAATGTTGGTGCTGTTAAAAATGTTACTGGGGATGTTGGAGATGTTGAAAATGTTACTGGAGATGTTTCATGGAATGTTGAAGATGTTACTGGGGATGTTGGAAATGTTGAAGATGTTGCTGGGGATGTTGAAGATGTTTTTTGGGATGTTGAAGACGTTACTTGGGATGTTGAAGATGTTATTGGGGATGTTATAGATGTTACTGGGGATGTTAGAGATGTTTCTTGGGATGTTGAAGATGTTACTGGGGATGTTGGAGATGTTTCTTGCGATATGGAAGATGTTACTGGAAATGTTGGCGATGTTACTGTGGATGTTGGAGATGTTACTGGGGATGTTAGAGATGTTACTGAGGATGTTGAAGATGTTACTGGGGATGTTGGAGATGTTTCTTATGATGTTGAAGATGTTAATGGGGATGTTACTGGGAATGTTGGAGAGGTTACCGGGGATGTTTGGAGGTGTTACTGGAAATGTTGGAGATGTTACTGGAGATGTTGGAGGTGTTACTGGGATGTTGGAGATGTTACTGGAGATGTTGGAGGTGTTACTGGGGACGTTGAAGTTGTTTCTTGTGATGGAAATGTTACTGGGGATGTTGGAGATGTTGAAAATGTTACTGGGGATGTTGCAGATGTTTCTTGAGATGTTATAGGTGTTAATTCAAAGTTGAAGATGTTACTTGGGATGTTGAAAATGTTACTAGGGGATGTTGGGGATGTTACTGGGGAGGCGTTTGAACGAGAAGATCAACCTGTATTCATTCAGAAAAAGTGTTGAAGGCCGTTGTTTATCTCCGACGACCAGAGCGGtttctcttcttatttttcatccattcaGTAAACAGATGTTATctgtttcattcattattattatcattataatgtaaatcatttttaatatttaatacttCAAAGGTactgcttctctttctttagaAAAAGACGGTGATGGAAGTGAATGTAGAGCTTATGTCAAACCAAAGTGTatctgctgaagagagagagagagagagagagagagagagaaggagagagagagagagagagagagagatattgtatgCACAGGCAAATATGATTTACTGGAGATTGAAAATTGAAAACAGGCCACTCGTTCATATGAAAATCAAATCAGATACTGGACCGTTTCGCTGAAAACCTGCATGACTGGATCCGAGTCCTTTTTATCTCATTCCAGTTATCGTTTCTTCAGCTCCGGTACTGGAAGAGGTGAGCCAGGCTGGAAACCTCCATTTTGTTCAGTTCATCTGCATATTGTGAGTTGCGACTCCTCCCGATAATAGGTCACCTGTAAACTTTATTTCCCTCCTCGGATTCCAGTCGAGTATCAGGATCAGTTGTGATTCTCTTGAGGAATTTCGTTGTTCCAGTTGATTTTTCCTCTTCGATGTTGCTTGTGGAGTTTTCGGTATCATTAGTTATAACGTTGTTGTTGTGATTGTTTTTGTTATAATAGTCAATTAGTTTGAGACTTCGTCGCATTCCTAAAGATTTATTCACATAACAAATTTCAGTTTTTAGAATAAATTCCAAGATTTTTCAATCGAATGAGTGACTTtcttaaaaataatgtatttacgGATATAACGTTGATTTACATCTTTCCTGTTTCTGTCAAAAGTCTTCTTCGTCTGTCACATTTTCGTAGCTACGTTGAATTCTGTCATGGTGAAATTACTCTGGCCGGTcttgaaatggaaatatttttgctttagtaGCAATATATTTCAAGAGTTCTCACCTGCGCCAACAGTAGCTATAACTGATTTTAGTGCAATGAAATACTAAATTACCCTCTATTATCACTTTCACACAACGGACAACACTTTAAATCTTTGCTAAAAGTACCCAGAGAAACTAGAATGTTTTTGGGGCTTGGTTCCTCCTGCGTATTCGATTTGGTTCTGTAATACTTTTTGAATtttaaagaattctctctctctctctcctctctctctctctcgttcgtctctctctctctctcgtctctctctctctctctccccaaaaggTTTCTGGATCATCTTCTTATTTCCCTGTAAAAGAAAGTACTAATTTTTAGTACTCACAACATTAAACCATGAAATCTCGTATCCATGTTTAATGATAAATGTACTGAAACAAATCTTTATCACCAAGACATTTATAATGCTTCCAATAATATACCTTTTTTATACTTTCCCAAGGCGCACTTATCAGAGCTTTAGGAACCTTAAGCACAGCCtattgaaaaacagaacgttgcaAGAGGACAAATCCAGAAGGCAGACGAAAAATCTGCATAATTCCTCCTTTGAATTATTATCCCTTTCAGAGGCGATTTCCGTCTTTCGTCAATTTGTTCATTCTGGTGAAGATTCCTCTGCTGTGGAGACAGGAAATCTGACAGTTCATTTATTATCCTTCTCTTTGGTTCTTCCATCAGTcggtctctctgtctgtctgtctgtgtgtcagaTACTGAttaagtctgtcaaggggaaGAAATGGATAATTTCACAGTTTGTGGTCATTATCGtttttcaccctctctctctctctctctctctctctctctctctctctctctctctccattataaaGCTGTCTTTTCTCAGAAGAGCCATCtctgaaaataaagaatgatttGGGTAACAAATCGTTTTCCGTCCTTCCAGGGTGACAGATCCCAATGAAACCAACTACGAGAAGAAATTTTAAGTTTCTCAGTTTCCATAATTTTTCACCCTCTACCTCTCTGTCACTTTCTTTCTCTCAGTGCTTTGGCTTTTCAagggtaggggagagagagagagagagagagagagagagagagagagagagagagagagagaactgtaaacTTGCAAAATTTACCTTCCCTTGCCAGACAGGTGACATTAAGAGTTGACAGAACCCGATGGACAGATCGGACAAACGGTCGCGAAGGACCTAAAGGATGGGTAGGAAGGCATCCAGGAGACTTCCTGCAGTCACAGTTGGGAAGTCCTTCTCGTCCAGTCCTGCGAAATGTGAGAAGGAGGAAACGaaccttgaaagagagagagagagaggagagaacgagagagagagagagagagagagagagagagagaggccgtccAATCGCCAAGACGTTATTTACAGCCAATCATTTTCCATTCCTAAAGGTCCTCTTCCTTTTGGCTAGTCCCTGGCGTTCCCGATTCCAGTTCCAGCCTCATTCTTGTAGGCTCCATAAATAAGGCGGCCAGAGTTCAGGAGAATCGTCCGAAGCAGAGATTCATTTTTTTGTCACATTTGTTTGAAATCATGTATAGCCTTTTCATATATGGTCTTCGGTGGCTAATGACTGCAGATCTATATCAAATTTACGGTCAGGTGCTCGTCAAGCGTCTTAAGCaagttatttttgtgtgtgattaTGGAAAGGCTGGTGTTTTCTGTCACGTATAATTAGCCAAAAGAAATTATCCTCTTTATGTTAACGTTTTTATAGATACTGTTAAGCGACTTCAAATTGGAATCTTGTCCTGGGCTTTAGTTATGGACTAGTCTTGTTACAAAGTCTACACAAATACACCGTAGAGGCAGCTATAATGGGATATTCATAAGGTTTAGAGAAAGCTATAATGGGGTATTATTAGGGTTTAGAGAAAACTATAATAGGTATCATCAGGATTGAGAGAAAGCTATAAGGGTATTATCATGATTCTGAGAAAACTATAATGGATATTATTAGGGTTTAGAGAAGGCTGTAATGGGTATATTAGGATTCAGAGAAGGCTATAATGAGTATAATGAGGATTCAGAGAAAGCTATAATGGGTATTATGAGGATTCAGATAAAGCTATAATGGGTATTATCAGGATTCAGAGAAAGCTATAATGGGTATTATGAGGATTTAGAGAAAGCTATAATGGGTATTATCAGGATTCAGAGAAAGCTATAATGGGTATTATCAGGATTCAGAGAAAGCTATAATGGTTATTATCAGGATACGGATAAAGGCTATAAAGGGTATTATTAAGATTTAGAGAAAGCCATTTTGGGGCCATCATTTGTGAGCCTATTTGCATTGCAACTGGCAAACTCAATTATTTTCCGAACTTGGAGTTGCCATCTTCAGCAGTTTaagataattgaaataaatattcccgCTGACTGAACACAGGCGTATTCACTCGGCCCATTGACGTAACGAGATTACGACTCTTTAGCATAATTACCTCCCTCCATCCAGTATTAAAGTATTAAATCGCTTTGTGACTCGAAACAAGATTTTCCTTTACGATGAGAGATTAACGttggatataatgaatataaattctTCGACGCATCTCATTATATccctatctcttttttttatatctcattgCAACATAAATACTACAGCAGATACGTACAACCTTCAGAATTTATTGAAACACATTTAatacaatatatttaaatatacagcatatactggatatatataatgtattggaTATAAGGAATGTgtctaagtaaataaataagtgtaaattacaaaacaaaattatcaCATCTTTCCAGTTGATGTCATTCTGAAGAATGTCCAGTTGATGATGTCATTTTATGTCTGGAATTGAGTGTTTGTGCTGCCAGAGGAGTATCAACTTTAAGGGCAACGTTTCCCCTCCCCAAGAGCCGTATCGTTTTCCctccctatgaaaaaaaaaaggaaatgagagagagagagagagagagagagagcagagagaggagcggagagagagagagagagcaaacgtaTGTGGACTGTAACTTCCCTTTCTTGACAATCACATTTAGATCAGAGagtcagacaaacagacagacagatcagACGTGTGGTCAGGGAGACCCGAGGACCGAATATAGCgggcatcctcctcctcctcctcctcctcctcctcctcctcctcctcctcctccacagacCTGCAAAATGCGGAGTGGAAGAAATGAAGTGAAAAGGGGAGAGACCGAGAGGGAATCGAGCAGAAGATTTACTCTCGCTTTCTCCTTCGCTTTCTCCTCAGACTCTCTCTCGTCTTTGCTTTCTTGAGGAGTCTGAAGGAAGGCCTTTGGGGAAGCTTCCTCCCAGAGATGAGGACCTTCAGCAGAAGGCGTAAATAACATAGAAGCTTCAAGAATCTTTTCTCTCTTACACTCACTGGAAGAGTTGTTTGGATAATATGTCGATCAGACGACCTGGAAACCAACTATTGAGGTCAAGCAACAAATTGTGATAGTTTGAAGTTTTAATCAGTAATTTTTCATGTTGGATTTGTTGGATGGGATGaaagtttaattcattttttcaaaatatatatatcgggAGTTTTATTCCACATGATTTGATCCCTGAAATCGGTAAAATACTTCTTCATGAATAAAAGTTAATAATTTCTGATTTCCCGTAGGTGGGaaaataggtaattatttttagaacaaacgaataaaaaatatcGCTTGACAAGAACAAAAACTTCTGATGACTTCAGATGCAAGGATTTTCttgtatattctttattatattaatatgttttttattatttggaagaAACTCGACTTGTGTCAGAATATCACTCGGGCGACACAGGGGAAGAAGCGCCAATCGTGTGTGAATAAAATGACGCTAATGAGAcgtcagaaataaaaaagataaaacaaaaacttaaaacaaagCTGCAGTGTTGAAATGGGATGTAACCCTTCGCAAATCCTTACTTATAATCAAACTCTCAACAAGGCATCTCTCGTTTTCGGCGAAGCAGGGCTGTGATATAATGCAGTGGTGGTTTGAAGCATGAACGCCTGAATGTGAAGTTCAATCATATGCATATTGCATGGAGGAATTGCATGAATTTAGGAAAGAGATGGGCCATATTGCAACAGTCGGTaagcaaatacacacacgcacacacaaatatatatatatatatatatataatatatatatatatatatatatatatatatatatatatatatatatatatatatatattatatattatattatatatatattatatatatatatatatatatatatatatatatatatatatatatatatatatatatatatatatataatatatatatgaggttgtagtccacaggggaaaagaaaagctgaaattccttttagctcaacagtttgtggactacaacctcatatatctatcttcgtgaaaaaggaagactaaagcctcatatatatatatgtatatatatatatattatatatatatatatatatatatatatatctatatatatatatatatatatatatatattttattatttatatatatatatatatatatatatatatatatatataattgctttacCTAACATCGCAATACGTTTCATCTTTTTCGCTATCGACGCAATGCCTTCCTGAAAAATGGACATGAGTCTCATCTACAGTATCAGGCGTTAATGCTTAAAATACCACTTCTACGACACCATTTCTTTCCCAGCGCCACTTCGCCCGGAACGAGAGGAGTCTCGTCGCTGTGAGTTGATTATATTAGTGAGGATTTACGAAAGGTAAGCTGCAGTTTCAATACTGcagctttgttttctttttctattgtcTCATTAGCATTGCATTCATGCAGGGTTGACACTTTTTCTCCTCTGTCGCTGGAATGGTAATGAGATTACGCCTCGCAAACGTATTTTGTCTGGGCGCATTGCTGAC
Encoded proteins:
- the LOC135199943 gene encoding uncharacterized protein LOC135199943 translates to MSWDVQDLTENVGAVKNVTGDVGDVENVTGDVSWNVEDVTGDVGNVEDVAGDVEDVFWDVEDVTWDVEDVIGDVIDVTGDVRDVSWDVEDVTGDVGDVSCDMEDVTGNVGDVTVDVGDVTGDVRDVTEDVEDVTGDVGDVSYDVEDVNGDVTGNVGEVTGDVWRCYWKCWRCYWRCWRCYWDVGDVTGDVGGVTGDVEVVSCDGNVTGDVGDVENVTGDVADVS